Proteins from one Mucilaginibacter jinjuensis genomic window:
- a CDS encoding patatin-like phospholipase family protein, whose translation MNSSKDQSQPKKIGLALSGGGARGVSHLGVMQALMDHGIQFSHISGTSAGAIGAAFIAEGYSPKEFLQIIKDTRLLKLLRPSLGSTGLISILNARFLIEKYIPHNSFEKLKIKITTSAVDLGEGKLIYFTEGDLDMAILASCCLPGIFRPIVINGHMYVDGGILNNFPVEPLVGNCDLIIGSSCNHLPVVTEIKSFGNLVDRAAMIAINSNLNVHKNLCDVVIEPHGLGGYGIFDTKAVDEIFMIGYEEGLKAIEGNERLKEIVLRQKAG comes from the coding sequence ATGAATTCATCTAAAGATCAAAGTCAACCAAAAAAGATAGGATTAGCATTGTCAGGAGGTGGTGCAAGGGGCGTATCGCATTTGGGCGTAATGCAAGCTCTAATGGATCACGGTATTCAATTCTCTCATATTTCGGGCACAAGTGCCGGGGCTATTGGTGCAGCATTTATTGCAGAAGGATATTCGCCAAAAGAGTTTCTCCAGATTATTAAAGATACCCGGTTGTTAAAGTTGTTACGCCCTTCGCTTGGCAGTACTGGCTTAATATCTATTCTTAATGCCCGGTTTTTAATAGAAAAGTATATCCCGCATAATTCATTCGAAAAACTTAAAATAAAGATTACAACCTCGGCGGTTGACCTCGGCGAAGGTAAATTGATTTATTTCACCGAAGGCGATCTTGATATGGCAATTTTAGCTTCCTGCTGTTTGCCGGGTATTTTTAGGCCTATTGTTATTAACGGGCACATGTATGTAGATGGGGGGATTTTAAATAACTTTCCTGTAGAGCCCTTGGTAGGTAACTGCGATTTGATCATCGGGTCGTCATGCAATCATTTACCTGTGGTTACCGAAATCAAATCGTTTGGCAACCTTGTAGATAGGGCCGCCATGATCGCTATTAATTCGAACCTTAACGTACATAAAAACTTATGCGATGTTGTTATCGAGCCACATGGCCTTGGCGGCTATGGCATATTTGATACCAAAGCTGTTGATGAGATTTTTATGATAGGTTATGAAGAAGGACTAAAAGCTATTGAGGGTAACGAAAGACTTAAAGAAATAGTTTTAAGGCAAAAGGCGGGATAG
- a CDS encoding TetR/AcrR family transcriptional regulator has protein sequence MKPVVVLDKIMETAERLFYEQGYNLTGINQIIEEANISKPSLYNHFKSKNDLLLAYLDQAYSKWFEDLAIFTAGMTTPFDRLIALFDYRISRQIKTDFKGCAFVKISGEVSNDNIDVFERTKKYKNDIKAHVIDLVKQLDRPKDRLLSNDELAETIFSMLEGSLLMAKINKSYQPLEDAKNIVRKLV, from the coding sequence ATGAAACCAGTAGTTGTATTAGATAAGATCATGGAAACGGCAGAGCGCCTGTTTTATGAGCAAGGATATAATTTAACCGGTATTAACCAGATCATCGAAGAGGCAAATATTTCCAAGCCTTCTTTATATAATCACTTCAAATCTAAGAATGATCTGTTGCTGGCCTATTTAGATCAGGCATACAGTAAGTGGTTTGAAGACCTGGCCATATTTACCGCAGGTATGACAACGCCGTTCGACCGTCTGATTGCGCTTTTTGATTACCGCATAAGCCGGCAGATAAAAACCGATTTTAAGGGATGTGCTTTTGTAAAAATTAGTGGCGAAGTTTCGAATGATAACATTGATGTATTTGAGCGCACTAAAAAATATAAGAACGATATTAAAGCCCATGTCATTGATTTGGTTAAACAGTTAGACCGGCCAAAGGATAGGCTGTTAAGTAACGACGAATTAGCAGAAACTATTTTTTCAATGCTTGAGGGCAGTCTGCTCATGGCTAAAATAAACAAATCATACCAACCATTAGAGGACGCTAAAAATATTGTACGCAAGCTGGTTTAG
- a CDS encoding TolC family protein: MKIAHFKKPGMPGRGFLCPFFSRRSGHLMTTLTLSLLLGGTVASAQTQLSLKQAIQTGLDNYGTIKAKEAYAKASAAGVVQAKLDYLPNFNLSTQADYGTANGLNGPAYGFGPSGIASGGLPLGSQNWNATFGSLYLANVNWDFFAFGRSKQKILTADFKRNLDASDVSQEKFQHEVRVSAAYLNLLAAQRLTTSYRKNFDRADTLRRIIVRKAKRDLLAGVDSSQANAEVSNAKSILLNAMTYEDEQNSSLIKLLGTQPQKIQADTVFIANLPKTLPTTYDSLAANNPVIAFYKNRILYSDEQAKYFKTLGLPTFSLGAAMQARGSGFNYTYSADHPNYDNSLSQGLGVDRTNYVVALGISWNLTQPFRTKQQVKAQRLTSEGLKNELALTQQQLITQNNFADSKIKNAIADYYETPLQVKAASDTYHQKLVLYNHGLTNLVDVTQALYALVRAETDRDIAYNNVWQALLLKAAATGDFDIFYSNL, encoded by the coding sequence ATGAAAATAGCACATTTTAAAAAGCCCGGCATGCCGGGACGGGGATTTCTATGCCCATTTTTTAGCCGAAGATCAGGCCACCTGATGACGACCTTAACGTTAAGCCTGCTACTGGGGGGCACTGTGGCAAGTGCCCAAACACAACTGAGCTTAAAACAAGCCATCCAAACAGGTTTGGATAATTATGGTACCATCAAAGCTAAAGAAGCTTATGCTAAGGCTTCGGCAGCAGGTGTTGTGCAGGCCAAACTTGATTATTTGCCCAACTTCAATTTATCAACACAGGCCGATTACGGAACAGCCAATGGGCTAAACGGCCCAGCTTACGGCTTCGGCCCCTCAGGGATTGCTTCCGGAGGTTTGCCATTGGGAAGCCAAAACTGGAATGCAACTTTTGGTTCACTTTACCTCGCCAATGTAAACTGGGACTTTTTTGCATTTGGACGATCAAAGCAGAAAATCCTGACTGCAGATTTTAAACGTAACCTTGATGCCAGCGATGTTTCGCAGGAAAAATTTCAGCATGAGGTTAGGGTTTCAGCCGCTTATCTTAATTTACTGGCGGCCCAGCGATTAACCACATCATATCGTAAAAATTTTGACCGTGCCGATACGCTACGACGGATTATTGTCCGCAAGGCTAAACGAGATTTGCTTGCAGGCGTTGATTCATCACAAGCAAACGCAGAAGTATCAAACGCGAAAAGCATCCTGCTTAATGCCATGACTTATGAAGATGAACAGAATAGCTCGTTAATTAAGCTGCTGGGAACCCAACCACAAAAAATACAGGCCGATACCGTATTCATTGCAAACCTGCCAAAAACGCTTCCAACAACTTATGATTCATTGGCCGCGAATAACCCGGTAATTGCCTTTTATAAAAACCGTATCCTATATAGTGACGAGCAAGCCAAATATTTTAAAACCCTAGGCTTACCCACATTTAGTTTGGGTGCCGCCATGCAGGCAAGAGGTTCAGGCTTTAATTATACTTACTCTGCCGATCATCCAAACTACGATAACAGCCTGTCACAAGGTTTAGGTGTAGACCGTACAAACTACGTTGTTGCCCTGGGCATCAGCTGGAACCTTACGCAGCCATTCCGCACCAAACAGCAGGTTAAAGCGCAGCGTTTAACCAGCGAAGGCTTAAAAAATGAGCTTGCCCTAACTCAGCAGCAATTGATAACGCAAAATAATTTTGCCGACTCGAAGATTAAGAATGCCATTGCCGATTATTATGAAACACCGCTACAAGTAAAAGCCGCCAGCGATACCTACCATCAAAAATTGGTGCTTTATAACCATGGCCTCACCAACCTGGTAGATGTTACCCAGGCCTTATACGCATTGGTTAGGGCCGAAACCGACCGTGATATCGCCTACAATAACGTTTGGCAAGCCCTATTGCTAAAGGCTGCGGCCACCGGCGATTTTGACATTTTCTACAGTAACCTATAA
- a CDS encoding TonB-dependent receptor: MNSVIHNKDIGTKQKALAINLDSQIYGSFAEIGAGQDVAANFFKAGASSGTIAKTMSAYDMTFSDAIYGVQQVRRYVSESRLISMLNHEYGLLIERLAEQRGDQTTFFAFSDTIAALNYNKTNEGHGWMGVRFQLKPNGEFNDVVLHVKLLDNDNNLQQQAAGILGVNLIYACFYYHEAPPVFLLSLMDNLSRDRIQIDMIRFEGPDFNRVDNRLMSLHLVKYGFSDAAVFGPDGHNLQPSEALYKKHTVVIRGRFRPLINVHMDMLNTGVKQFLQEPDVDPKNVMVITELTLQSLKERDADLNADIDEKDFLDRVDILCSLGQTVLISNFHEYYKLVAYLSKITKLKLGVVLGYPNLEYIFSEEHYQDLPGGILESFATLFSRKVKLFIYPTLRDGNILNCLKFFPPPHLIDLFRYLLANNKIEDIRHYNENNLNVDTDNVLQLIKKGAHGWEDYVPAEVAAVIKERCLFGYACEPEFVKPDADEKAETPKKALDKA; the protein is encoded by the coding sequence ATGAATAGCGTCATTCACAATAAAGATATTGGTACCAAACAAAAAGCGCTTGCTATTAACTTAGATTCGCAGATCTATGGCTCATTTGCCGAGATTGGTGCGGGGCAGGATGTAGCTGCAAACTTTTTTAAAGCCGGTGCTTCATCTGGCACCATAGCAAAAACCATGTCGGCTTACGACATGACTTTTTCTGATGCTATTTATGGCGTGCAGCAGGTTCGCCGGTATGTAAGTGAATCAAGATTAATATCGATGCTTAATCATGAGTATGGATTATTAATTGAGCGCCTTGCAGAACAGAGAGGCGACCAAACAACTTTCTTTGCGTTCTCAGATACGATAGCAGCACTTAACTACAATAAAACCAATGAAGGTCACGGCTGGATGGGGGTGCGTTTTCAGCTTAAACCCAATGGCGAGTTTAATGATGTAGTGCTACACGTAAAGTTATTAGATAACGATAATAATTTGCAGCAGCAAGCTGCAGGTATTTTGGGTGTTAACCTCATATATGCTTGCTTTTATTATCACGAAGCACCTCCTGTGTTTTTGCTTTCGTTAATGGATAACCTATCGAGAGACCGGATCCAAATAGATATGATCCGTTTTGAGGGACCCGACTTTAACAGGGTTGATAACCGTTTGATGAGTTTGCACCTGGTTAAATATGGTTTCTCTGATGCCGCCGTTTTTGGCCCCGATGGGCATAACTTGCAGCCATCTGAAGCTTTATATAAAAAACATACGGTAGTTATTCGTGGACGTTTCCGTCCGTTGATTAATGTGCACATGGATATGCTTAACACCGGCGTAAAGCAATTTTTGCAGGAGCCGGATGTTGATCCAAAAAATGTAATGGTTATTACGGAGTTAACGCTACAATCGTTAAAAGAACGGGATGCCGATCTAAATGCAGATATTGATGAAAAGGACTTTTTAGACAGGGTTGATATTCTTTGTTCGCTTGGGCAAACTGTACTCATTTCTAATTTCCACGAATACTATAAACTGGTAGCATACCTGTCTAAGATCACCAAATTAAAATTGGGCGTTGTTTTGGGTTATCCAAACCTCGAATATATTTTCTCTGAAGAGCATTACCAGGATCTTCCGGGCGGTATTTTGGAGTCTTTTGCTACATTGTTTAGTCGCAAGGTAAAGCTGTTTATTTATCCAACCCTGCGCGATGGTAATATTTTAAACTGCCTGAAATTTTTCCCGCCGCCGCATCTTATCGATCTGTTCCGTTATTTGCTTGCTAATAATAAGATTGAAGACATCCGGCATTATAACGAGAATAACCTGAATGTTGATACAGATAATGTATTACAGCTTATTAAAAAAGGCGCACATGGCTGGGAAGATTATGTACCTGCCGAAGTAGCAGCAGTGATAAAAGAGCGCTGCCTGTTTGGTTATGCCTGTGAACCAGAGTTTGTAAAACCAGATGCCGACGAAAAAGCTGAAACGCCTAAAAAGGCTTTAGATAAAGCATAA